One genomic segment of Vicinamibacterales bacterium includes these proteins:
- the rpsJ gene encoding 30S ribosomal protein S10, whose protein sequence is MASPFSDKIRIRLKAYDSRVLDQSTTEIVDTARRTGARLAGPIPLPTEKNKWTVLRSPHVDKKSREQFELRTHKRLIDIFEPTPQTVDALMKLDLPAGVDVEIKAFGKEHK, encoded by the coding sequence ATGGCTTCACCTTTTAGCGACAAGATCCGCATCCGACTCAAGGCCTACGACAGCCGGGTGCTGGATCAGTCGACGACGGAGATCGTGGACACGGCGCGGCGCACCGGGGCGCGGCTGGCGGGGCCGATTCCGCTGCCGACCGAGAAGAACAAGTGGACGGTGCTGCGCTCGCCGCACGTCGACAAGAAGTCGCGCGAGCAGTTCGAGCTGCGCACGCACAAGCGGCTGATCGACATCTTCGAGCCGACGCCGCAGACGGTGGACGCGCTGATGAAGCTGGATCTGCCGGCTGGCGTGGACGTCGAGATCAAGGCGTTCGGCAAGGAACACAAGTAG